Genomic window (Salvelinus fontinalis isolate EN_2023a chromosome 3, ASM2944872v1, whole genome shotgun sequence):
agacTGTGGTCTATCTTGGATTAGTTATGAAAATCTTTGACGTTGTGGCacaaaaggaaagggaaagggtgatGGAAGGAATTGGTCTTGCGAAGGGACAATCTTGGTTTTTACGAGATACATTAAtggaaacaaaaatgtgcttattGGTCTTAAttcaaaggttaaggttaggtttaaaatcatatTTTAAGAAGATTGTAGAAATAtgcagggtttatgactttgtggctgctAGTGAAGACCGTCAatcttgcagaaggaatactacGGGAAAATCCAGGACTCGAGAAATATCCATCGATGGAAGTATCCGCGCACAAGAATGATCATCAGAGATGCCCTAGTGATTCCTGCTTATATTCTTTATGGTGCAATAAACGAACATAAAATGTATCAGTATACCTGATGATGACATTGCTCTTGCACACGTTTTTTACTGGCATCAATGACTCATGATGTATAGACCATAGAGGTATAATACTAATTGGAGACTGTGTCCAAGATGTCTGACCTTGTCTTCAAGGTAATCTACTTACATTTGCATAGGCCGATTCATGGACCTAAATCCGGGTTTCATCCTGTTTATACCTCAAACATCCCATGTGCACTATTTAAATAGAACCAGGAGGAAACTTTATGCTGAAGTACATATGGTTCTCagtatgtgctagctgggtatcctgcaccattcctagaacattgtgggaaggttgtgtgcAAAATAACTACAGGATAACCAGGCTCTCACCAagctcagaacgttatgtgctagctgggtacctTCTGCCACCAGTGTAGTGTCTGAGTTAATCTGTGAAATGTAATTTAAGGATGGAACTTCACGTTGAAGGTATACAGTTCTTGTCTCAGTCTACAAAAATAATCACCACTCATTGTTCAACTAGTCTCCACTATCTATACCATagacatcagtggaggctgctggggggaggacggctcataataactgctggaatggagttaatggaatggtatccgaaatatcaaacatgtggtttccatgtggttgatgccattccattgactccatccCAGCCATTATTATATGCCGTCCTCACCTCAACAGCCTCCgatagacattaaaaccagtagTTAGTGATAGCGCTGATGGCGCATGAAGCTGGAAGTAATGCGTGTCATTTTGGGGGGTTTGGCCATTCTGACGATTGTAATTTACATATACTTTCTAGGGCAGAACAGGGTTTTTAGCACCGCTAGGTTGCTACGCAGTAGCCGACCAGCAAGAGTTCATGATTTCACTCTCCAGACCAGACACTGGGGGCCTGGTCTATACCAAGGGGCCAGGTTTCCAGTCCAGAAGCACGGTTTAGACTGCACTTACAGTTTTGCTTCAATTTCCATAAACGGCCACATAGAGAAGTCAGATATTAAAATTCCTAATAAGACACTTTAGTCATCAGCTTTGTGCACAAAACATCCATTGAAATATTCAAATAATTGTGAGGCCACTTTTTCCCCCATCACTCACACCGACGATATTAACATTATATATTCATCCAATATCTGCCGTTTTTGGATGACCAGCTGCTCGTGCTGCTCGCTGTGTGCACCGAGTTTAAAGTAATGTTCTCATTATTCAGATAACGTTGagaaacaatgttcttctgtgggaatttcagtagttcagtataacaaaacaacaaatcctTGCAaactcctgcacgtcatctctagctgacacctttgttAACAGggattgtgtcaatttaaaacttgcgcAAGACAGTTTACAaaattgtcaatttaaagaaattTTGCCAATTTATTAATTACTACCTTTAGCTAagattagatagttaatccagagattctaaCCTTTGCTTTGATTCatcagtctcgtccagatcaatATAACATTTATAGTTccttatgatagccacattagcagctagaTATGatttcatgggggggggggggggggggggggggtaaatacaggcaaatatgTTGATAAAAGTCATCTTGTCCtgggggggggtaaatacaggcaaatatattgataaaagtcatctTGTCCTAGAGACTTAAATCAAAAGGTCATGCcagtgtaagcctacacgaaacacagccctttaagtgtttctaaaatcccctatggaaaaatgaatggtggaaaacgATTGCAACCATTTCCCTGCaagaccactaggttttatgggtattgagactcatactgtggtactctataggGCCTGGCTTTTTGTGCGAGTTCTACCCCGCATTTCGATCAACCCACCTTGAGCACAACCTGAGAACAAACTGGCCTGAGGTTTCCTGGCTGTTCCTGTCCCCAATCCAGCTGGTCATGCTACTGATCCCATGCTGCTGTTCTGACTGCAGCTGGACCCCTGACCTGACTTTACTGGGCATGCTACCTTGCTGAAAAGTCATACGACTTTAGAATCTTCAAGTGTTGTAAGTTTTTTGTTCTGTTGTCATTTTTCATCTGTTGTCATTCATCCAGCGTGGATGACTCCTATTGACAAAGTATTGGCTCCATCGAAATTCTCAGACACAAAATCCCAATGTGCCAATGGCTTAACAGTGCTGTCACAATGCATATGATGTAGGCCTAttagctagcacatttggttccttggagaTTATGGGAACAGATGTTTTTGGTtttccattggttctgggaacgaagccatatgtttcctgaccggtaaaactgaacgttttttaaatgttctgagaacagaagtgaaaatTTAGCCTGTTCTGGGAACGTACATTTTTAgattgcagggaggttctgataaCATTTCACTATGGTTCCTTGAAAGTTGTCCTGGAAggttttattaacgttctgagaatgaaaattataggttatttgaaggtaattaaataatGTTCAGAGGACATTCTCCAAATGTTATGAGTGTTTTCAATTACATTTAAAGGTTATTTGGAGgttttttaacttcttatggatggcggggcagtattgagtagcttggatgaataaggtgcccagagtaaactgcctgctactcaggctcagaagctaaaatatgcatattataagtagatttggatagaaaacactctgaagtttctaaaactttttgaatgatgtgagtgagtataacagaactcatatggcaggcaaaaacctgagaaaaaatccaaccaggaagtgggaaatctgaggtttgtatttGGCTATCCAAGAaacagtgtaaatttggtccgattgcagttcccaaggcttccactagatgtcaacagtctttagaacattgtttcaggcttctactgtgaagggggagcgaataagagctgtttgactaagaggtctgtcagaatgccatgagctaaatCATGCGCACGGCCGTGAGAGCGAGCTGCGTTCCTTttaatttctaaagacaaagggattgtccggttgaaacattattgaagatttatgttaaaaacatcctaaagattgattctatacatcgtttgacatgtttttaagaactgtaatataacttttttgtgTACCTGCGCctcgtgaatttggatttgtgaactaaacgcgctaacaaaaagtaggtatttggacataaattatggactttatcgaacaaaacaaacatttattgtggaactgggattccgatgaagatcatcaaaggtaagtgaatatttataatgctatttctgacttctgttgactccacaacattgCGGGTATCTGTGTGACTTGTTTTGGTttcctgagcgctgtactcagattattgcatggtgtgctttttccgtaaagcttttttgaaatctgacacagcggttgcattaaggagaagtatatctttaattccatgcataacacttgtattttcctcaacatttatgatgagtatttctgtaaattgatgtggatctctgcaaaatcaccgagTGTTAtagaagcaaaacattactgaacataacgcgccaatgtaaactgagatttttggatacaaatattaactttatcgaacaaaacatatatgtattgtgtaacatgaagtcctactagtatcatctgatgaagaacatcaaagattagtgattaatttgatctctatttctgctttttgtgactcctctctttggctggaaaaatggcttcgtaaagcctttttgaaatcagacactgtggtgggattaacaacaagtgtatctttaaaatggtgtataaaacttgtatgtttgaggaattttaatattgagatttctgttgtttgaatttggcgccctgcactttcactggctggtgtcaaatcgatcccgttaacgggatttcagcccatctcatccctaagaagttttaataacttttactgaatgtttcaataagacttttaataactgTGGTAtcctatggaacgccgtttgggtctttgcgtgtcaaaaagatacacgtcaaagaGTGTTATTTTTtcatcaaataacactatttgatgcATCAAATAACAATATGTAAACTATATGCAAATGTTGGCCAATCACTATATGAAAAACTTCTCATTCATCATCACCAACAAACGGCTAAGTCATGTCGAACCTTGAAAACATGAGACCGCTTTTTAAGTTTTGCCAGCCAAGTGCAACCACCTTTACAACCACCCCAGGAGGATCGGGTGGTTCAAAGGTAGGATTAATTCTGGTAGGTTAGGTAATACTTGGCAAAAGTCAACATTAACTGGCACAACTACCTagtaacgttagcttgctaatgATTGCAACAGCTATCGTGGGGTGTGCGAGAATGGGCGGCATCAATTATGCTGAGTGTCATTCTTATAATTTTTATTACGTTTgcacatgtcagatttcaatcgTTCAGGGACGGAATAATGCTGTAGTCCAAAGGCGGCAAACCGGGAGAAGCAGGTTGATAACTATGAGGGTTTGCCTGATCGCTGACCCTACCATCCGGCAGCTGAACAGTATATGTACATTTTCcctatatccatgtagtacatgAGGCACAGTGCGATGCACAGTGCTTGCTTTGTAAGTAAGCTAGGTGTGAATCTAGCTTGTGATTAAACATAGACTTATTGTAGGTTATTTTACTGATTTAAAGATCATGGACTGAATCCCTGTTTTATATTAGGATACCTTTTATTAGATTTAAATAATGTTTCCATATCTCAGTATCTTTAGAGTATCCTGTGAGGCAGATTAAAGTGCCCTATTGTCAGGAGGGGTGCAGCTTCTTGAAGGTTTTGGGGGAAACTTTCCCCCAGATGAATCCAAATGTAGAGGCCTTTAAGACAGACAGGAGGCTCGTTCACCTACAAAAAAAGGATTGTTGTCAAGACAATGGAGGACAGAGATGGTGTGGTTGAATTGGTGACTCAACAATTTGTCCAAGGGAGCATGCAGGTGGCCTTGGAGCAGTAAGTCAACTCTTTTATAAATCTGTGAAATACTTGTCATTACCTCCTCTAACATAAGTATTTTTAATCAGTCCACCCCCCTAAATCAATACACATCACTATATTGtccttaacacttattttaaatATACATACTGTCTCTAAAACATAACAGGTTCAAATATCGTCTCAACTCTCTTGGGCTGCTCGAAGCATTGGGGAACAACCCGGACAACTTCCGAGCACTTTTTGTGGACTCCATATAGCCTCCCACTGCCAGGGACCTGCGGGACCTGTTTAAAGTAACCTATTCCATACCTGGCGGTAACCGGCGGTGTTTGGAGAACGACGCCATCTGCCACTGGTTCAACTGGCTGGCTGATGTGCAAGGTAAATAGTTCAAGTTTATCAGTAACTGTATATTATTCCATTTTGTGATTTAAATgtgtattttaaatgttttactgtgTACTCCTCAGATGGAGAATGTCCTCTAACAGTGGCGATGGTGTTGGAGTTTGCTACTGGGGCAACGGTGGTGCCACCCCTTGGGTTTGAGGACACCCCGACCATCGAATTCCCCCACACAGCACGAGGGCGTCTCCCTGGGCAGCAGAATAAAAAGTACCCAGAGGCAAACACGTGTGCTGTGACACTAAGGCTCCCTCTTCATAGCACCTACAATGCCTTTAGAGAATTCATGACCTCCGGTATTGTGAATTCCCCACATTTCGGTGTTGCATAAAAACATTTTTACGATACATAATTGTATCTAGTAGCACTAAACTACAGTAGCAATTGAGTGTTTGAAAATGTAACTGCACATCAACATTTAAGCATTATCTACTTACATCTGTATtgtttgtacagtgcattcggaacgtattcagatcccttgactttttccacattttattacgttacagccttattcaaaaattgatacacattccccccctctcccctccccatcaatctacacacaataccccataataagaaagcaaaaacaggttgacatttttgctaatgtataaaaagatgaaatattacatttatgaCCCTATACTCAGTattttgctgaagcacctttggcagcgattacaccagagtcttcttgggtatgaccctacatttgtatttatttaatacattttagaataaggctctaatgtaacaaaatgtggaaaaagtcaaggggtctgaatactttccaaatgcactgtatttccaTATTGGCTGTTATTGTTCACTTAATGATCATTAAAATGAAATTATACAATCCATATTGCTTGTCTTGGTGTTAAGGTTTAGTTTTTTTTAGAAACACTTTACTGACACTTCACTAATAACCAATACCGTTGCTGATATTGACTGAAGTACTGCTGCCATATTGCAGCCAACTTATCTAAATCTGATAATTTGATGTCCTACATTAAGAACAAATTAACTTCAGCCATTATCATTTAATTAGAACTACATGAAATAAGGCTTCCCATCCACTGCATTGTGACAGCTCCACTTCTGTGAACTGCACCTTCGTAGTGACTTATCGAATTTCAAATGCATTGATCTAAGAACTAGATCCATTAGTCctaggctctccaaccctgttcctggagagctaccctcatgTAGTTTTTCAATCCAAcctcagttgtaactaacctcatTAACTTATTAAGCAGGTAATTATTAAAATCAGGTGCACTAGATTAGGGTCGGAAGTGAACCTAcaagacagtagctctccaggaacaaggttagGAGCCCTGCACTAGTCCATCTTCAACCAGATAATTTGAGCTGTCACAATGTGTCAACAATATTATGTTACTAACCGCAATAGGTTGCTGTTAATCACAATTATATAAAATGTAACAGGGGCGAACCACTTTCTTCATAGTTAATTTTTTTAACTATAGGGCGTTCTCCacacaattatttattttaacaaTTTATAAAAATCCCGATTGGGTATTTCAAAAAGGTAAGTTCTGTTTTAATAATGTCCATTCAGAATGTTCTGTTGTCCTCCCACAGCAGGCGCGCTCTGAAGGCCCCAAACCAGTGCTTGCAGTAGGCCTCTCCTGGGTCGTGTTGTACTGAGTGGAAGACAAATATTGTGTCAGCAGATGGACTGCTGTGCTAAAGCGCCATAGAGCAAAATACAATAACCATAGGCCGTATATCTTAACAGTACCTGACTCTCTCCAAATATGACCAGACAGAATGGGAAGTACTTCAAAAGTTAAGGCCACCTGTGTCCAAACTCTGGTCCCCATTCGTTTAGAGTTGAAGATGTCTATCGTACCTTTCTAGAGACCAAATCATACAGTGTGTGAAAGAGGGGGAATGTTAgtattataaaatgtataatagtatTATAAAAATGAACTGATTCAAAGGAACGAGTGGCACTGAAGATATAGCGTCCAATCCCTCATCCCAGTAGGGGAGTATCAGGGGTGTATGTAGTAAGTCAGGTTGGAGTAGGAACGAGTGGCGCTGAAGATATAACTGCCATAACCCTCTGTAGATTGTTAACTCCCAGGCTGCCTCTGGGGCCTTCCAATGAAATTATTGTCCGCAACAGTTCCATCTGTGTGTTGCTGATGGTGAACTGGATTTGTGGCACAATCACCCATTCCGACCAATAAAGAGCTGCGGTGCCAGTGGTTGGGGGAGCTGAGGTGGgggttggaggagctgaggtggtggctTGAGAGCTGATGGTGGTTGAATTTGGGGTAAACAAATCCCTTACTGCTGTCAGATTGGTCCTCTGCATTGCCAGGGAACCCGAGACGAACAACTGCAGAGGTGACTGTCGTTGTTCAGTCCTCAGCCCATGGTGGTTCCACTGACTGGCAAACACAGCAAGATCTCTGTTCACCTGTGGCAGGAACACAAAGTGCAGtgtccacaggtgcacctcattGTTGATGTCGATGATCTGCTCCGTCTCCAAGAAGGTGAACAGGTTATGGTAAATGTTGGAGACTCCATGAGTGCTCCTTCCTCTGAGGTTGTGAGTGCTCCTTCCTCTGAGGGCACTTTCCCTCTCACCACCCCTGAACTGCTCCACAGAAGTCACAGATATGGTTGTTTTCACCACCCGGTCACATCTCACCCGGGATGGTACTCCGTAGCTGGTGATGGCTGCTTCGAATGACTCCATGACTGTGGCACTCTTGTTGTTGTCAGAGGCCTTCAGAAACACAACAAGTCTGCTGTAACCATCCACAGCACCATCGATAACAATCCTCCACCTTAAAAACAAGATACGTTTGTTTTACAaaaccttttttttctctcatagTGACGCCATTCTGTTTTTATTGATATCAGCTCTTTGATCCTCTCATCCAGGAGAGTGTCTGACATCACTGAGTAGAACCTGAAAAGCTAGAAAAtgattaaatacaaaaataacacaaAAAGATACATCAATCAGGAATGTGATCAAATCTAGAGATCTCCCTCTTCTGTTACAATTTCTTTATTCAATTACAATAACTTACCCCACAGAGTGCGACACATTGAGAACATCTGCCATTTGTCTGATGGTCATATGACAATCTATGAGGAACTCAAGCTGCTCCTTGGTGACGTGATACCGCCTTCCCTCCAAAGACACTTGATAGGAtactgaaataaaaaatacaatagaTGATTAATTACAAAACACACTCCTAAAAACTTTAGGTTAAAAGACTATAAGATCACCATATAGAATATAGGAACAGCATTATAGGCCAACCAAATGTTTTTTTCATTGATTGACTTGACACTGTCACGGTCGATTGTAGAATTAACAGACCAAGGCGCAGAGtgtgtagagttccacatgtttaattaaagaaactcaccaaaacaatacagaacaaa
Coding sequences:
- the LOC129840064 gene encoding uncharacterized protein LOC129840064 isoform X1 — encoded protein: MTIRQMADVLNVSHSVGWRIVIDGAVDGYSRLVVFLKASDNNKSATVMESFEAAITSYGVPSRVRCDRVVKTTISVTSVEQFRGGERESALRGRSTHNLRGRSTHGVSNIYHNLFTFLETEQIIDINNEVHLWTLHFVFLPQVNRDLAVFASQWNHHGLRTEQRQSPLQLFVSGSLAMQRTNLTAVRDLFTPNSTTISSQATTSAPPTPTSAPPTTGTAALYWSEWVIVPQIQFTISNTQMELLRTIISLEGPRGSLGVNNLQRVMAVISSAPLVPTPT